A region from the Candidatus Rokuibacteriota bacterium genome encodes:
- a CDS encoding YgiT-type zinc finger protein, with amino-acid sequence MERCYFCRGKVTAKKIEHLHRWGDSLLLVKGLPAEVCEECKEVYLPPASLRLLDELATQREAPTDFIQIPVYSLP; translated from the coding sequence ATGGAGCGGTGTTACTTCTGCCGCGGAAAAGTTACCGCGAAGAAAATTGAGCATCTCCACCGCTGGGGCGACAGCTTGTTGCTTGTGAAAGGCCTCCCGGCTGAAGTGTGCGAGGAATGCAAGGAGGTCTATCTGCCTCCTGCTTCGCTTCGTCTCCTCGACGAGCTTGCGACACAGCGCGAAGCTCCCACCGATTTCATCCAAATCCCGGTATATTCGCTTCCGTAA
- a CDS encoding DUF4258 domain-containing protein translates to MGYWKDQLLAVREIEEALCSSNAEIIEDYPSDPRGRSFLLLGFTEAGAPIHLVCGLAEELVIITLYRPDPRRWINWRRRREG, encoded by the coding sequence GTGGGCTACTGGAAGGACCAACTGCTTGCGGTTCGGGAGATCGAAGAGGCGCTCTGCTCCTCAAACGCGGAGATCATCGAGGATTATCCGTCGGACCCCCGGGGGCGGTCATTTCTGTTGCTCGGGTTCACCGAGGCCGGAGCACCGATTCACCTGGTCTGCGGCCTCGCGGAAGAACTCGTGATTATCACGCTCTACCGCCCAGATCCGCGTCGATGGATCAACTGGCGAAGACGTCGGGAGGGATGA